The following coding sequences lie in one Arachis hypogaea cultivar Tifrunner chromosome 4, arahy.Tifrunner.gnm2.J5K5, whole genome shotgun sequence genomic window:
- the LOC112796691 gene encoding glycine cleavage system H protein 2, mitochondrial translates to MACRQFWASRAASYLRVSLFNRSFSAVIKDLKYCDSHEWVKVDGKSATIGITDHAQDHLGDVVYVELPEVGKGVTQGESFGAVESVKATSDINSPVSGKVVEVNEELNSSPGLVNSSPYKDGWIIKVEVSDSGELNNLMDSEQYSKFCEEEDSKH, encoded by the exons atggctTGCAGGCAATTCTGGGCTTCACGAGCTGCTTCCTACCTTAGGGTTTCTCTCTTCAACCGAAGCTTTTCCGCTG TCATTAAAGACCTGAAGTATTGCGATTCTCACGAGTGGGTGAAAGTAGATGGAAAATCTGCGACTATTGGCATAACTGATCATGCCCAAGATCACTTGGGTGATGTTGTATATGTTGAATTGCCGGAAGTTGGGAAGGGTGTAACACAAGGAGAAAGTTTTGGTGCAGTTGAAAGTGTGAAAGCAACTAGTGATATTAACTCTCCTGTTTCAGGGAAAGTGGTTGAAGTTAATGAAGAGCTTAACAGCTCTCCTGGTTTG GTTAACTCAAGCCCTTATAAAGATGGATGGATAATCAAAGTTGAAGTCAGTGACAGTGGTGAACTAAACAACTTGATGGATTCAGAACAGTATTCCAAATTCTGTGaagaagaagattccaagcattAA
- the LOC112796690 gene encoding uncharacterized protein, translated as MQVSSICIAKFGVGVKAQQHDTTVKRKSMAEAAVPKWAQKTVSLPAYKRGCHLVTSKIVKEIEQDLSGFKCGLAHLFLQHTSASLTINENYDSDVRDDTETFLNRIVPEGSSAPWKHTLEGPDDMPAHIKSSMFGCALTIPITNGKLNMGTWQGIWLCEHRDHPSSRRVVVTLNGI; from the exons ATGCAAGTATCATCAATCTGCATAGCAAAATTTGGAGTTGGCGTGAAGGCGCAGCAGCACGACACCACCGTGAAGAGGAAGTCGATGGCGGAAGCCGCAGTTCCCAAGTGGGCTCAGAAGACTGTCAGTTTACCCGCCTATAAGCGCGGTTGTCATCTCGTCACTTCCAAG ATAGTGAAGGAAATCGAGCAGGACCTGTCTGGATTCAAGTGTGGCCTTGCTCATCTCTTCT TGCAGCACACGAGTGCTTCTCTTACTATTAACGAGAATTACGATTCTGATGTTCGTGATGATACTGAAACCTTCCTCAATCGAATTGTTCCTGAG GGTTCATCGGCGCCTTGGAAGCATACTCTAGAGG GCCCAGATGACATGCCGGCTCATATTAAATCAtcaatgtttggttgtgcactcAC gatACCAATAACAAATGGAAAGCTTAACATGGGAACATGGCAG GGCATATGGCTTTGTGAGCATCGGGATCATCCTTCTTCGCGAAGAGTTGTCGTCACTCTTAATGGAATATGA